The nucleotide sequence GGATCAGAACACCGGAAGCAAACACGTTTAAGACTAGACTAGAAGACTTGGATTCTTGCATCCGGTGACCGGTGAAGCATGACGGTGTTGATTGATTTTCTACTCGCGTCTGTTGACCGGTGGTACCCCGCGCCGTCTCCCTCCCGGAAAGATCTTCATTCCTTCCGCGCCGAAAACGACGGCGAGCCACCCCGAGACCGCGTCAGCCCGCTGCCCCCCACCCGCACGTCACTCCGCCCAAGCGTCCCGGCCGGCGCCTTGACTCCAcgcccgccgtcgccatcgcccccGCAGCTGTTGCTCGCTCGCTCCCACTCCCACACAAGAACGACACGACGACCGCCCTGCCCAGACACCGACGCCAcggtctctctctccctcctctctgaCCCCTTCTCCTCTCCGCACCGGCTTATAATGCGCGCTCGGTGGAGCCGAGGAGCTTAACTGGCTTCTGGCGGAGTGGAGCGGGGATGATGATGGACCTGGGCGCCGCGCGCGCGACGCCGCCGTCGGCGCAGGAGGCGGCCGAGGCCGCCGTGCGCGCGGTCGGCTGCGGCTACGACCTCGCCGACGACCTGCGCCTCTTCCGCGCCAAGGACCGGCTGCTCGACctcggcggcgggggcgcgggcggcgagcgggACCTGTGCCTGCCGGGCGGGGCCGTGGTGGCCGGCGCGCCCGCGGGGGTCGTCGCCGACAAGGGCGAGCGCGCGCGGTTCCGCTCCGACGTGCTGTCCTTCGCGCAGATGGCGGAGCACGTGAACCAGTCGCTGTCGCTCACGGGCAAGATCCCCTCGGGCCCCTTCAACGCCATGTTCGACTACCGCGGCTGCTGGCACCGGGACGCCGCCGCCACGCGCAGCCTCTGCTTCGACGCCCGCCTCGTCGAGCTCTACGCCGTCGAGGCCCCCCGCGGCGCGCGCCTCGCCCTCCGCGGCCACGTCGCCCGCGACGTCCCGACCTCCTGGGACCCCCCGGCGCTCGCCGCCTTCATCGACACGCACGGCACCCACGTCGTCGTCGGGGTCCGGATGGGGGGCAAGGACGTCGTCTGCGTCAAGCAGCTCAGGGGCTCCGCCCTCGAGCCGCGCGACGTGCAGGCCCGCCTCAAGAAGCTCGCCGACGCCACCTTCTCCCAGTCCCAGTCGCAGGACCGACGGCAGAGCTCCGCCGGCGCCAAGGGCCGCGGGTCGTCGTCGCGGAGACCTCCCGGCCCCGGCTCCGCTGCCTGGCGCGCCTTCAGGTCGCCGGTCATCCACAACAAGGACGATGTCGTCGGCATCCACGTCAGGCGAGGCGGCGTCGACGACGGGCAGggccacgacgagtggctcgccaccgtcgccgcctcgccggacgTCATCTCCATGGCCTTCGTGCCCATCACCTCCCTGCTCACCGGCGTCCCCGGCCGCGGCTTCCTCAACCACGCCGTCAATCTCTACCTCAGATGTACGATAATATCTTCTCAACTCAACCCGTGTCTGTGTGTCTGACTCTGACCATCTAACCATTAATTTGTTTGGCTGTGGGATCATCAGACAAGCCGCCCATAGAGGAGCTGGAGCAGTTCCTGGAGTTCCAGGTGCCGCGGCAGTGGGCGCCGGAGTTCGGCGAGCTGCCGCTGGCTCTCGGcccgcagaggaagaagaagaaggacagcCTGCCGTCGCTCCAGTTCACGCTCATGGGGCCCAAGCTCCGGGTCAACACGGCCAAGGTGGACTCCGGGGGGCGGCCGGTGACGGGCATCCGGCTGTTCCTGGAGGGCAAGAAGAACAGCCGGCTGGGCGTGCACCTGCAGCACCTGTCGGCGACGCCGCGCGCGGTCCCCATCGTCGTCGGCGAGGCGGTCACCACCGCCGCCGGGTACGCCGTGAACGAGCGCGCCTACTTCGA is from Triticum aestivum cultivar Chinese Spring chromosome 1B, IWGSC CS RefSeq v2.1, whole genome shotgun sequence and encodes:
- the LOC123145094 gene encoding MACPF domain-containing protein NSL1: MMMDLGAARATPPSAQEAAEAAVRAVGCGYDLADDLRLFRAKDRLLDLGGGGAGGERDLCLPGGAVVAGAPAGVVADKGERARFRSDVLSFAQMAEHVNQSLSLTGKIPSGPFNAMFDYRGCWHRDAAATRSLCFDARLVELYAVEAPRGARLALRGHVARDVPTSWDPPALAAFIDTHGTHVVVGVRMGGKDVVCVKQLRGSALEPRDVQARLKKLADATFSQSQSQDRRQSSAGAKGRGSSSRRPPGPGSAAWRAFRSPVIHNKDDVVGIHVRRGGVDDGQGHDEWLATVAASPDVISMAFVPITSLLTGVPGRGFLNHAVNLYLRYKPPIEELEQFLEFQVPRQWAPEFGELPLALGPQRKKKKDSLPSLQFTLMGPKLRVNTAKVDSGGRPVTGIRLFLEGKKNSRLGVHLQHLSATPRAVPIVVGEAVTTAAGYAVNERAYFEPVRSSLLTHACTAPVQHAGARIDDCAAVVTAAWLEVREACLKKVLFLRLGFSGVARTKIRRSEWDGPLATTRKSGSLSAMLSAALSGTAAAVPPQGEPMEGKVEVNSAVFPKGPPVPLPVQKMAKYIDTTEVTRGPDDLPGYWVVTGAKLCVEGGKVALKAKYSLLISAPEDDEV